TCGGCGGGAAAATCCTGCATCAGCCGGGCGAGCAGGCGCGACGCCTTGTCGGCGTTGGAGCGCACGACCTCGAGAATATTGTGGACCTCTACAACGGCCTCGTCCTCGCGCCAGCAGTCGTAATCGGTGACCATCGCGAGCGTGGCGTAGGACATTTCCGCCTCGCGGGCGAGCTTGGCCTCGGGCAGGCCGGTCATGCCGATCACGTGATAGCCCGCCGCCCTGTAGCCGAGCGATTCCGCGCGCGAGGAGAATTGCGGCCCCTCCATGCAGACATAGGTTCCGCCCTTCACGATATCGATCTTCTCCGCATGGGCGGCGGCGATGATGCGGTGCTGGAGCAAAGGCGCGACCGGATGGGCCATGGAGACATGGGCGACGCAGCCATTGCCGAAGAAGGAGGATTGCCGACCGAAGGTGCGGTCCACGAACTGGTCCACAGCGACGAACAGGCCGGGCGGCAGCTCTTCCCGGAACGAGCCGCAGGCCGAAACCGAAATGACGTCGGTGACCCCGACCCGCTTCAGGGCGTCGATATTGGCGCGGTAATTGATGCCCGAGGGCGACAGGCGATGGCCGCGTCCGTGACGGGGCACGAACACCGCCTCGGTCGCCCCGATGCGCCCGAAGCGCAGGGCGTCCGAGGGCTCGCCCCACGGCGTCCTGACCGTCTCCTCGCGCACGTCCTCGAGGCCGGGCAGGTCATAGACCCCGGAGCCGCCGATAATGCCGAGAAGCGCTTTGGGCATCGTTTGATCCTTTGGCCAGATACTTGGGCCGAATCCCAGATTGGATTGCGCAACGTGGCGCAAGCCTTGCCTTCGGGCAAGTCCTCCGATGAGGCAAAAAAAAGCCGGACGCGGAGGCGTCCGGCATCGCTTGCACTGAGGCGCAGCTAGTCTGTCCACACGGAGCGACAGGGGAGGAAAGTCGATCCGCTACGTGGAGTGGGGCCCTTATGCGGTATTGTGCGTCGCACAACAATTTCGGAATTTGCGATGCAGATATGCGACTAACGCATAGCTTGCTTTGCAAGATTGCCGCTATGCCCAAGCGCGCCTCCTGGGCCAGAATCGCGCCAAAGGAGGCAAGGATGAGTCTGATTTTCTTCGAGGATTTTCAGGTCGGCGAGACCCGGGATTACGGCGACTGGCTGATTGACGAAGCCGAACTCCTCGACTTTTCGGCGGCTTACGACGCCCAGCCCTTTCATCTCGACGCCGCGGCCGCGAAAAAGACCATTCTTGGCGGATTGGCGGCCTCGGGCTGGCAGGTTTGTTCGGCGCTCATGCGCATGATGATCGACGCCTGGCTCAACGACAGTTCGGTCGTGGCCGGCATAGGCATAGAGGACAATCGCTGGCTGGCGCCGGTGCGGCCCGGCGACCGGCTGACGGCCCAAACCACGACCGTCGAAAAGCGCGACTTGCGCTCCCGCCCCGACGCCGGCATCGCCACCTTCGCGACGTCGCTTCGCAACCAGGCGGGACAGGAGGTCATGACGCAGAGGATCGCGATGCTGTTCGGCCGTCGCGAGAAGCTTGTTTCGCCGGCCGCCGCCGCGCCCCGCCGCCCGCCCGCTTCCCCGCCTCCCGAGCGGATCGACGATCCGGCCGGCGCCATGCCCGAGGATTTTCCGCGCGCGCGGGTCGGGGCCTATGCGGAGTTGGGCGAAACGCTGTTCACGGCCGACCTAATCCGCGCTTATGCGCTGAAATACGACCCCGCGCCCTTCCATATCGACGAGGCGGCGGGCCGCGCCCATGTTCTCGGCGCGATGTCGGCCGCCGGCCTGCACACCGCCTCGTGCTGGATGAGCCATTTCGTCGCGGCGCGCCTGCGGCTCGGCCGATTGCAGAGCCGCGCCTCGCCGGGCTTCAGGGACATGCTTTGGCGCCGGCCGGTGCTGGTCGGCGATCTGCTTGCCTTTTCGACCCAGGTCGTCGCCAAGCGCGAAACCTCGAAGGAGGGTCTCGGCCTGATCACCAGCCGCAATCTGGGGGTCAATCAGCGCGGCGAGGTCGCGCTCGAATTTTACGCTTCGGTTTTCGCGCCGATCGGCGACGAGCCTATTTCGCCGGCCATCTGAAATCGTCGGCCCGGCCCGGCTGGACCGGCGAGGAATCCGGCGCCGCCCGCGCCGGGCCGGCGGGGGCGAGCGCGCCGCCAGGCGACAGAGCCGCGTCGGTCAGGCTTTCGACTTTTCCAGCGATCGGCTTCGGCGCCGGCG
This genomic interval from Candidatus Rhodoblastus alkanivorans contains the following:
- a CDS encoding S-methyl-5'-thioadenosine phosphorylase, producing the protein MPKALLGIIGGSGVYDLPGLEDVREETVRTPWGEPSDALRFGRIGATEAVFVPRHGRGHRLSPSGINYRANIDALKRVGVTDVISVSACGSFREELPPGLFVAVDQFVDRTFGRQSSFFGNGCVAHVSMAHPVAPLLQHRIIAAAHAEKIDIVKGGTYVCMEGPQFSSRAESLGYRAAGYHVIGMTGLPEAKLAREAEMSYATLAMVTDYDCWREDEAVVEVHNILEVVRSNADKASRLLARLMQDFPAEHQPCPIGSDRALDHALVTARDAWDPELVKKLDAILGRVLAKA
- a CDS encoding MaoC/PaaZ C-terminal domain-containing protein, encoding MSLIFFEDFQVGETRDYGDWLIDEAELLDFSAAYDAQPFHLDAAAAKKTILGGLAASGWQVCSALMRMMIDAWLNDSSVVAGIGIEDNRWLAPVRPGDRLTAQTTTVEKRDLRSRPDAGIATFATSLRNQAGQEVMTQRIAMLFGRREKLVSPAAAAPRRPPASPPPERIDDPAGAMPEDFPRARVGAYAELGETLFTADLIRAYALKYDPAPFHIDEAAGRAHVLGAMSAAGLHTASCWMSHFVAARLRLGRLQSRASPGFRDMLWRRPVLVGDLLAFSTQVVAKRETSKEGLGLITSRNLGVNQRGEVALEFYASVFAPIGDEPISPAI